GGAAATGAGAAGATGTGAGTAAATTCTAGTTTTGCAATGACTGCTTGACATCTTGTGACTCTTTAAGATTAAACGTTCTGCCTGTACCTCTTCTGCTCATGTGTTTTGGTGGTAAGAATATGTGCCATGCTTTACTTTGACTTTATAGACAAATTATCTTCCCTTTTGGCCTTTCTCTGTGTGTAGAAAGGATtgacataaaataattttcattcctGCTTGATAATCATTCAGGAGTTGGTAATCAAAATCTTCATATTACATtttaacagtaattttttttttgttctactATAGGTTGCACATCAGTGAAGTTCCAGTGGAGCAAAACTCTTGTTCTGTAGCAATTTTTAGTCAGTTATCTAGTTCTTCCTAGGACTTTCCTGGATTTTTAAGTGCGAACTGATATTCCAGTTGGTTTGTCCTGTGTCATACCCAGTGGAGTATTCAGATTATTGACTTTTGTTCACGTTTTTGCACTGGgattattaaaattagtatGTGTTTGCATTGCCATCATTCTGTTTTCAATATGCAGTTCTCTTGCTACCTTCTATTTTGCTGTTTGGTGGAAAGTTggattatatttatattaaattaaaggTTTTGTAATATTCTATCAACAGACAGAAGCCAATATGCATTTTGGAAAATTGAAAGTTGTCCATCACTTCACCAACGAAGTAAATCTGAATGAATCTAAAATTAATCATGAGGAGAAGAAAGTAAACTGCAAACATCAGGTCACTTCAAACAGATTTTCATCTTTGCCAGTGTCAGTGAGCAGTGCTGAGGTAGTACAcagttcagaaacaaaaaataaaaatattgtcaaTGTTTGTGACATCTTAAACAGAGTGGTCTTAGGTTTCTCACATTGTACCAAATGATGGATCAGGCTATCGGACTTGCTCAGTCTGTTAACCTCTGTTTATGTCTCTAGGCATAATATCTATCCTATACATAGGATGTAGGCTACCTGTGACTACTGCTTTCTGCCTactaaaagtatttaaatatatacttttatgtGCTTAtaccatttttgtttgtttgtttgtttgttttgcttttttttgctcTTGATAGAACATTGCAATTCAGTCATGAGCAAGATCACTTGAAAATCGAGTGACTCTGTTTACCAGGGTAGCTAAACTAAGGCCAGAAAACAGGGTGCTCCATTTCCATAGCTAATAAAAATGTTGGTGCTGGGGAGAGGATCATTAGAAGTGCTGTATTAATTATGTTGTGGAACTGATTTAGGAACTCTTCTCGGAATCAGCCTGGACAGGCCTTGACGATCAGGACAAAGGGTTATTACTAAATGGTACATTTAATGAGGAGGAATCTGCAAAGTCTTTTCAGGAAGCTTTGATTCAATGGAGAAAGGGTAGTTGTGATCACAGAAAAGAACAGCATGCTGGCAAGGTCCTATCAGGTAtgaatttttctattttaattgcaCATTAAAAACTCGAGTGGCCATTTTGATGAGTTAGCAGCTAGTTAGCAGCTAGTGAAGATAGGTGTTCTGTTAGAGtagtaaatgttttttcttcttatttttttttcttttttttttctctgcattttgttaTATATTACCATCAACctctgaagttttattttttttattattatttttttttcctagatatATATAATGTACATGCTGTTGTTGTATTAGAATTTTTGTAATTAACTGTTACCTTAGCCGGATTGTTCAATCTGTGTCTATACTTTtctatagcatttttttctcatttaagaaTTTAATGTGAATGGTAATGCCAAACCATAAAGTCCAAGTTTTTAACTAAGACAAAGAACGTGCATGGCTTGGGACTTTGTATGTTGTATCaaagtatattttctgtttacattcCACAGGCTCCTAATATTTCTTTGTTCCAGTGAAAAGATGCAATCACTTCAAGtattcatggaaaaatacaaaataactcTTGTCTGATTGGATTTGTGCAAATTGTCTTCATTCATTTGTCTTCGTTCATTGTCTTCATTCTTGGATTTTCGTACAAAAATACACAATACCGTTGTTTCCCCCTGCACTGTTTTGGCTTTCCCCAGTTTGTAGTAGTCTCCCTTTATATGCGAAGTTGCAAGGAATGAGGTTTTACTGGCTACTGCTACtgctaaatattttgtataaatatgttttttaagaTCTCATGCATCTAGAAAGTAGATTTCTGTGAATTAAAGGCAATCGTATATGTCAAAGGATTTACAGGTGCAATGAGAAATGTGTTATATATCATTAGGTGCAAGGAATGCTTGCATATGTTGCTGCTTATCTGTAGAATATTTATGTGTGTCTTGAAATTTATTTACTGACCTTTTAGTCATAAAAGGAGAAGCTGGGTAACCTTTAGATATGCAGTCCTATCTAAATCTAAGCGAAGACCATATTTTCTGCAGATTCTGACAGTCCGTGAATTCTTTCCAGCTGAATCCAGTAAATCCAAACAAGTTTGCAAATTATTTATGTGACTCCAAACtccctgtttctttttgtctacTAGAATTATCCTGACACTTTAAATTTTAGAATTATGCAAAGACTTAGCTAGGCATAAGCTACTAATGTGAcattcattcaaaaataatgtaTCTAAATAGCAGGTTTATaaatttgaacttttttttttttttttttttaataattctacTAGAGTCTGTTGGAATTTGTGAGGTACAGACCAATCTGACTAGTGTGAAAGAACGTTTCCAAATTCAATTCAAGGAGGGTGGCCTGAGCTACATGGAGAAACTCTTGCTTAAGAAATACAGAAGGTATTGTAGAAATTGCTGGTGCTGGTGAAGGTCAGAAACGCTTTATAGCATTAACAAAATTGCATTGAAACTTTTTAATATTAGCTATATTACCAAGAGTTAATTAAGGTGACAAAGTACTTGAtcttaaaaagtaataattataGCCAGAGTTGATGACTTCGTGTATCAGAATTACAGCAGAGGGAATATTTGGAGAGATTCTCTCTGCTATCAGTGTGTTGTAGAATTTGAAGAGCAATAATGATATTTGGAAGCCTGTTTTTGCTACAGGAgttttatagagaaaaaaaaggaagatcttCATGATACTTCCATAAATATAGCAGAATTACTTTGTTAGTCCCTGAGGTGTGAGGTCATTGCACGAAAATTAGGAGTTGCTGCTTTTTAGCAGTGGTAAATACTGATGCAGTAAATAGTGTGGATTTTCTTTAATGACATaagaagacttctttttttaatctgttttttttttttttttttcttttcatttttttttttgtagagctGCTGTTGATGAAATATCTGGTAGTTGCATTAAAGATTTAAGGCCTATGCAAACACAGACAGTGCCACATCAGGCTGCGATTGGAGGAAGTGAAAAgggagatgatgatgatgatgatgtcaATGATTTAACAGGtataatagtttttttttttttttattgaaactaactattaaatattttggggggatttttttttgagtatgaTTTCTGAACAGTTACTTAAGCCCTttctaccttttaaaaaaaagagtaacaataatgaagaaagtagaaaaatacaagttttgcctttttataaGTGTATCataggtgagaaaaaaaaaaatgcatcaaattaattatatttcataGTTGAAGAGGTGAAGAGATATTGGACATCTGTATTTAGAGAGCCGGTACCTAAAACTGTTCCTGAAACTGTTCCTGAAAGTGCAGAGCCCACTCTGAAAATTGAATTTCTTGATGATGTAAGTATGTAGTCAAGAACTTCATGGATCTTCAGAGTGATCTTAAATGATTTGTTCAAGTAGTGATCtattaaaaacttaaattaaCAACagttaaataatttctaaattaaaatatatatctatacataCCTGTTCCCTTTTACAATAGTTTTCTCCTGTTGTGTCCATGGACTCTTAATGTATagaaattatacaaaaaaaaaattctataCACTTTTAATCACTTGAGTTCATATTCCTTTTTGTAATCATAATCAATtgctgaatatatatttttataacttaGTCTTATTGCACGGACTTGGAAGAATCATGTAACTTTTTGGTGACAGAAGCTGGGGCTATAGAAACGAATAACCAAAGAAAAACCGAACCACTTGAAGAGTTTGAAAGGTATGAGAAATACAGAGATTATttggaacagaaaaggaagtaaTCCTAACTTCTGATTTAGTTATATTCATAAATAGCAGgttcttttctttgcagacGATCATACTTCATATGAATGGGGAGAATCCTTGAttgtaaattgttttaaagCACAGTTAAATATATGTCTGCTCATCCTCATCACAAGACATAGTCTTTGGCAGTGTCATGACACTGTCAGTTACTACTTTCCCTTCCTTTACATTTCTTCCAAGATACTGTCTGAATGCTGTTTGTTGTCCTTGAAAGTTgttctctccacctcctcctccatttcatagaatcacagactggCTTGGATTGAAAGGGACTTTAAATCCAATCCGGTTCCAatcctctgccatgggcagggacaccttcctctagatcaggctgcccaaagccccatccaacctggccttgaacacttccagggatgggacatctacaacttctctgggcaacctattccagtgcctcacctcccTCATAGTAAATAATTGCTTCCTattatctaatttaaatctactcttagttttcttgttgtttgagTGACCTAATGATATGATGACTATACTGTTGACTGTCTGTAACTGGAGATATATcactttgaaatgtattttatttgcttgatCACTCCAAATGTTAAACCATCTAAGATATATTCCTTCCTGTTAAACTGTCTAAGATATATTCCTTCATATGTTTGGAATTAAAGGTAAAATTACTCTTCTGTATGCTCTTAACTAAGTAGGAGCAGGGACTACATGCAGGCAAATATGTAACATGTCAGTGTTATGCACTGATACTCATATAACTAATTTTGTAAATCCTGATGAAACTTAGAGCCCTAGTATTGACTGTCATTTTAAATGATACGTGTGATTCTTCTGACATGCCACAATATATTCATGATAAGATGtgctatattttcttttgctcttctgaTCTTTCCTGCTTCGTCTGTTTCAAAGTTTTCCAGCAGTTGCAAGTCAGAACAACACACTACTAGACCTTTTGCCAGAAGAAACTGTGGGCACGATGAGGAAGTCATCGTGTCATTTAACTGCCACAGCTGACACTCTGTATCTTTTACATCTTCCTCTTGACAGAAATCctgtttcttctgaagaaattttGCATGGtaaattttgaaaactgtttttactatataaattactttttatccTGTGACAAAATAGTAAAATGGCTATGTCTTgtataaacaaagcaaagcagtatGTAGAATTATTCACAGTctaataaaatgaatttcaaaccattattacaatttttaaagaaagatttcaaaattgCTATTATTGGAGTTTTTGTGTTGACTCTACCTAGACTATAATGGTAACTGTGAAATGTATTATCGTGGACTAGTTGGAAGTATGTTAAGAGTATTATCAAGATTTACTCTTTTCATGAACAGTGATGTATGGGAACATATGCATTAGATATGGAACAGGTCCTACTAGCTGGTAAGTCTGCTCTGGGTATGTTAGCATCTCAGGATATCAGTCAGGAAGCTGATGAATATtaactgttctttttattttatgccaTAATGAAAGCcctatgaaaattaaaatgtaaagtttgAATGGAGGTTTTGTATTCTAATCTCATAAAATATAGTAGACTTGCAGATTGTAATTCATAGCAGTttccatttaagaaaaaaaaaggcacaattttgtttttactcttgTAGGAAAAATGGTTGTCTGCAATGTTcttgaaagaaatgcagaacaaaaggaCACTATCGAACTAAAGACTGCGGGAAGATCACTCAGCTCCTGTAAACTACCTGAGAAGACCTCTGACCCTAATGAACTAAAGAGCAACAATTATCTCTTCAAGGTACAATTGCAGAAAAATGATAAAGATTCACAAGAACTGGATGGTGGCTGCAACAGCCAGAGTTTGGTTATGCCTGGAATTACAACGTCCTCAGCGGTAAAATGTTATGCTTAGCAATTAAAGATATATAAACTGTAGCTTATACTTTCCCAGGTTACCGTGAGGAACATACCCTGTTGCTGAATCGGTTGAGAGACAGTGATAGATGTATAGTTACCGCAAAATACTCTACCTCTATTTCCCATCTTCCTCCAGAAAATCCCTCAAAGCAACCAACAGTCTAGTTTTATTCAGAGGATTGTTATTGCTTCCATATTTCATCTAAGGGGATGGAGGCTTTCATACCTTCTGCTTTGTGTTGTCAGTCTTCtgttgatatatttttttatttttttttaaagggcttATCTGAGAAGATAAAATAGCCCTTCCCATGTTAGTATCAAGGTTGATACACTTACCTAatctaaaatattcaaaatgttctttcagttaaaaaaaaaaaaaaaaagtggaaagaaaaaaaatctggagaaagTTGGAACACTAGATTTAGAGTCACTGTATTGCTTTAGCTGATGTTTACAAAGATATTAACAATCAAAGAGCCACTTCTAATGTCCACAGTCAGTCAACAGAAGAAGAGACTCAAACTCTTGCAAAGTTAGCAATGGAAGCTTATAGGATTTGAAAGCATTGTATCATGTAAAGCCACCAGCCTTTTGAATATCCATTACACTAGGCTATCAGAATCATTCTAAGTTTTATAAAATGAGCATTTTATGAATATAAATTTGCCAGGGCAATTTATGaagcattttcctgtttctaatctgtttgtgttttattcaaGTTACAGGATGTatccaaaatacagaaatctgcTTCTCCACAGTATCGGGGACTTGAAGGTTTCTTTGTTGTAGGTGTAAACCCTAAACAAGTAATGCTGGAAGCAAGTTCTTCACTGCCTGCTGACTCAAGCGCAATGAAAAGGAGTATCTCATTTCCAGGTAATGGCATATGAAATCCTCAAACACAATACTTATCATCACTGCCACTGTAAGACACCCATCACTTTATGTAGCTTGGATCCAGCTTACTTTTAGAAGTCACTTTGGTGTAACAATTATGCCAGCATACACACCTGGTGGTgtgaaaagatgaaacaaattCACTACCACTATTAAATCACATTAATGTAGAGCCATACATTTGTATCCTTCTCTGTATCACCTGAAAATTTGGTTCCAGTATTTCtggaaatttctgcttttccttgtgCATAATATACATCACCAAAAGGCATTGTTATGTTATTGCTTCTAATGGTATATGAAACAACATGTGACATGATTGGCAAACATGAGTATTAATTTGATTTAGTATATcacttgaatttaaaaattattattgttatataCTTGATTATATTATGTGCAGAAAACTTGATGCATGGCTtctttaaatcacagaaattaaatgcagcAAATATAGTAACAGTAAATATGTGTAAACACAAAATCAACAAAGATTTTCCTCTACTACTTCTTATTTCAGGATATAAGAAGTGGGTTGCTGACAGGAGCTTAAGTGAATGCGCCGATGACTCTGTAGTTCAAGGTGTCATAGAAAGTCAATTGAACAGATCTTCAAGTGGTCTCGAGACTCAAAATAGAATTTCTCCCCTGATGGTAGTGTGCAGATCATACTCAGGtaaggataaataaatatgagACCCTACTTTAACAGGTTATGTTACCTCatacttatttttaaggatGTTTGTaaccttgtttattttaagcaaagaaTATAGTTTAGTGATCTACTCAGTTTAGGTGCTCATGCCTGTGAGATAGGAGTCGTAGCACTGGCTTCTCCTCTGTTAGGATtgtaatatttatgtataacaaatatttttggaatCTGTCAATTTTTAATTAGTCTTTTGAATGGCAACAACTGATAAGGCAGAATCTGACAGCACAGAATCTTACgttatttcagagaaaacaacatTAAGTTGAAATCTGTAAAACAGCATGCGACTGTCAGTGCGCAGTGTGTGACTCCCCGTAATGCACCACCATTAAGCAGATATGGCTGTGGTCAGGCCTGGTAAGCAAACTGCTGCTTCccagagatgaaaacaaatatttgaagaattGCTTTCTTCAGTTGTATTATTCAACAGGAGACATGCCTATAACTTGTGTTTGATAGAGCTTGTGTATTCCTCTTCATTACATACCACGATGTCTGTTGTGGTCTCCCCCTACTGAATGTAGTGTAAAGTGTGTGAAGTTTTACAGAATTTATGATGAAATCATTTGAAAACTTATAATTGGCACTTACATAGGAATTCAGCCTTTGTAAAAGAAACCTTTGTACCAAAGATTTAACTATCAAAAATTCATCGTTACTTTGTCTCTATACCAAATACTCAGAAAACATTCCTCAAAAAACTCCATTAGGGGATTGATAGTAACacatagaggggaaaaaaaagagagagaatgtaTCCCCCTGTTCTTGT
The DNA window shown above is from Aythya fuligula isolate bAytFul2 chromosome 9, bAytFul2.pri, whole genome shotgun sequence and carries:
- the ZBBX gene encoding zinc finger B-box domain-containing protein 1 → MNSSGFVILPGSKSGTSVRLKAKTVRELRLEKVQLEMENKEMEKKLRQLQSSMSREKEERKKSSAYHWKSGQAGPMTIQAQVLSQSKERNNKVSSGKVKLQILKEQMKEPVKEPFKHEMSNSVAHEKSEVKELACGQCETKSALLTEANMHFGKLKVVHHFTNEVNLNESKINHEEKKVNCKHQVTSNRFSSLPVSVSSAEELFSESAWTGLDDQDKGLLLNGTFNEEESAKSFQEALIQWRKGSCDHRKEQHAGKVLSESVGICEVQTNLTSVKERFQIQFKEGGLSYMEKLLLKKYRRAAVDEISGSCIKDLRPMQTQTVPHQAAIGGSEKGDDDDDDVNDLTVEEVKRYWTSVFREPVPKTVPETVPESAEPTLKIEFLDDSYCTDLEESCNFLVTEAGAIETNNQRKTEPLEEFESFPAVASQNNTLLDLLPEETVGTMRKSSCHLTATADTLYLLHLPLDRNPVSSEEILHGYKKWVADRSLSECADDSVVQGVIESQLNRSSSGLETQNRISPLMVVCRSYSGNDSKRPHSADMLQHKLTRNCPNNIQPRPKSSPMHTFRVDTEIPKHECIDVTKQDEDHWKYIADQEALLTLEKELQSYASSQEKLYSLTSEDVTSSSRCLRKIYGNITDFHKNLELKDQNRDDMPGGCDEGQMDDKEEILEDKRQVLSLQ